A stretch of Deltaproteobacteria bacterium DNA encodes these proteins:
- a CDS encoding TIGR00730 family Rossman fold protein, translating to MAQLYLDVAAELGRLLAQRGHTLIYGGGNIGLMGVLANAVMKQGGNIRGVILADFVERGYASAGHEMQSVDDMRLRKRGLDELGDAYIALPGGFGTLEEILEMISFKQLGLHRKPIVFVNTDGYFDHLLAQFERGFQEAFIHDKFRSLYVVVGTPEEALAQIEAAASEVSSLSERRSGGR from the coding sequence GTGGCGCAGCTCTACCTCGATGTCGCGGCGGAACTCGGCCGCCTTCTGGCGCAACGCGGACACACCCTGATTTATGGCGGCGGCAATATCGGCCTGATGGGCGTGCTCGCCAATGCCGTCATGAAACAGGGCGGAAACATCCGCGGCGTGATTCTGGCCGACTTCGTCGAACGCGGCTACGCCTCGGCAGGGCATGAAATGCAGTCCGTCGACGATATGCGCCTGCGCAAACGTGGGCTCGACGAACTCGGCGATGCCTACATTGCCTTGCCCGGCGGTTTCGGTACGCTCGAAGAAATTCTGGAGATGATCTCCTTCAAGCAACTCGGGTTACACCGCAAGCCCATCGTCTTCGTGAATACCGACGGCTACTTCGATCACCTGCTCGCGCAGTTCGAGCGCGGCTTTCAAGAAGCCTTCATCCACGACAAATTCCGCAGCTTGTATGTTGTCGTTGGAACGCCGGAAGAAGCGTTGGCGCAGATCGAAGCGGCAGCTTCAGAGGTTTCGTCTCTCTCTGAGCGCAGGTCAGGGGGAAGGTAA
- a CDS encoding M48 family metallopeptidase, with translation MRETLEVGGLTFAVRRSLRRKTLGITVDRGGELVFHSPENTTEHELTTWARSKLVWVHRKLALKEALVPKGRGPEFVSGENFSYLGRNYRLKIVREPTEPLRFDGKHFWLAENALGEAETHFRHWYTRTGRDWLSQRTTTLARKTGADAARIEVRDLGFHWGSCGKNGVLFFDWRLLQLPVRLIDYVIIHELVHLQEPHHSPEFWQAVDRALPEWRETKDALSGDGTRFLVFGIDSCRVL, from the coding sequence ATGAGAGAGACGCTGGAAGTTGGCGGCTTAACGTTTGCGGTTCGGCGCAGTCTACGGCGGAAGACGCTGGGGATCACTGTGGACCGCGGCGGGGAATTAGTCTTCCATTCCCCGGAGAACACGACTGAGCATGAGCTGACAACGTGGGCACGCTCGAAGCTCGTGTGGGTGCATCGCAAACTCGCACTCAAGGAAGCGCTGGTGCCGAAGGGGCGCGGGCCGGAGTTCGTCAGCGGAGAGAATTTTAGTTATCTCGGGCGGAATTATCGCCTCAAGATCGTGCGAGAACCGACAGAGCCTTTGCGTTTCGACGGCAAACATTTCTGGCTGGCCGAGAACGCACTGGGCGAAGCGGAGACGCATTTCCGTCACTGGTATACCCGTACCGGGCGCGACTGGCTGAGTCAGCGGACGACGACCTTGGCGCGCAAAACCGGCGCTGACGCGGCACGGATCGAGGTGCGAGACCTTGGTTTCCACTGGGGTTCGTGCGGCAAGAATGGGGTCTTGTTCTTCGACTGGCGCTTGCTGCAACTGCCTGTACGCTTGATCGACTACGTTATCATCCACGAGTTGGTGCACCTCCAGGAGCCGCACCACAGCCCCGAGTTCTGGCAGGCGGTGGACAGGGCATTGCCGGAGTGGCGGGAGACCAAGGATGCGCTGAGTGGCGACGGCACAAGGTTCTTGGTGTTCGGAATAGATTCCTGCAGGGTGCTGTAG
- a CDS encoding type I restriction endonuclease subunit R yields the protein MSKIEWEYDLVEQPFCEQLKVMGWQWLEGDTDVPELTERESFREVLLKERLAAALRKLNLRDGQPWFDDTRIARAIRDLEQAAGHRLMEINQSATELLLKGTVADGLPDWQQGRQQPVRFIDFETPANNDFLVINQFKVELTSGRGHVIPDAVLFVNGIPLVVAEFKSPGSQNPLQEAINQLLRYSNQRRELFPTLYTENEGVERLFHTNQLLIVSDFFEARAATVGAPPEAYMEWADTSPVPMSTVAEELEVLPASPEQEEATHELATLGPEQTERVGTPLFFRSAKQRPIALRGSTYLHSQQILVAGMLRPAHLLDLMRNFTVFQQADGKMRKVVAHYQQFRAIHKAVVRLLEGRTRARNLERDERGGIIWHTQGSGKSLSMVFLVRKMRMMPRLNRFKVVVVTDRTDLEGQLRETARLSGEALRPNEQDIARRESPTARTQRILRETTPDIVFAMLQKYQDTARRDATETVAMTVVRKEKKPGKGAPVVAKEVTFEENILFEEFPVLNESEEILVLVDEAHRSHTRALHRNLRKALPNAAIIGFTGTPILRKEKTETREIFGEFIDKYLLQDAELDGATVPILYEGRTADGLVKDAPGLDQLFEDLFRDYMPDELAVIKAKYATEGDVLEAPLLIEQKARDMLRHYASVVLPEGYKAQVVATSRQAAVTYQGKLEQARHRLVTELEALPPAMLALPEGEIERLDANTRFLVRACDQLDKLRALEIAVVISGDHNDPESWWDWADKQKQEERIKRFKRKLSVEKTDKTDSLFILVVNNMLITGFDAPVEQVLYLDRKIVAHDLLQAVARVNRTCGQKKCGYVVDYIGVARHLNEALKEYDGEDTEGALIAISVELPKLLDRHARAVAVFTDRGIIDLQGQVDACVQLLEDLKIRADFINKLRMFYETLNMLEHRPEVPNDVFRDAKLLGFINKVAANLYRDPVLNLLGVAEKVKALINAHVSARGVDPKIPPTTITDAEFERVLQGQTSSRARAAQMQHAARYHIIGFSHQNPAYARKMSEKLEEILLRFKDDWDALERELRKFIEELRRGDRNEFPDLDPKIQAPFVRLVLEECSKGRELNETQRTAALAATLEMVERLCQEVRKVGFWKNSAMREMLTRALVRDLDRSGVCPAGKERDLAQRLVALAKENHENLIRP from the coding sequence ATGAGCAAGATCGAGTGGGAATACGACCTCGTCGAGCAGCCCTTCTGCGAACAACTCAAGGTAATGGGCTGGCAGTGGCTGGAGGGCGACACCGACGTGCCCGAACTGACCGAGCGGGAGAGCTTCCGCGAGGTGCTGCTGAAGGAGCGGCTGGCGGCGGCCTTACGCAAGCTCAACTTACGCGACGGTCAGCCCTGGTTCGACGACACGCGCATCGCCCGCGCCATCCGCGACCTAGAGCAGGCAGCCGGGCATCGGCTGATGGAGATCAACCAGTCGGCGACGGAGCTGCTGCTCAAAGGTACGGTCGCCGATGGCTTGCCCGACTGGCAGCAGGGCCGACAGCAGCCGGTGCGCTTCATCGATTTTGAAACCCCGGCGAACAACGATTTCCTCGTTATTAACCAGTTTAAGGTGGAGCTGACCAGCGGGCGCGGACATGTCATCCCCGATGCGGTGCTGTTCGTGAACGGCATTCCGCTGGTAGTGGCGGAGTTCAAGAGCCCGGGCAGTCAGAATCCGTTGCAGGAGGCTATCAACCAGCTCCTGCGCTACTCGAACCAGCGCAGGGAACTCTTCCCCACGCTCTACACCGAGAACGAAGGTGTCGAGCGACTGTTCCACACCAACCAGCTCTTGATCGTCAGCGACTTCTTCGAGGCCCGCGCCGCGACTGTTGGCGCGCCGCCGGAGGCGTATATGGAATGGGCGGACACTAGCCCAGTGCCCATGAGCACGGTGGCGGAGGAACTGGAGGTGTTGCCCGCGTCGCCTGAGCAAGAAGAAGCGACGCACGAACTGGCCACGCTCGGGCCGGAACAGACGGAACGGGTGGGCACGCCGCTCTTCTTCCGCTCAGCAAAGCAACGTCCGATAGCGCTGCGTGGCAGCACTTACCTGCACAGTCAGCAGATTCTTGTCGCCGGTATGTTACGCCCAGCGCACTTACTTGACCTGATGCGCAACTTCACCGTCTTTCAGCAAGCAGATGGTAAGATGCGCAAGGTGGTGGCGCACTACCAACAATTCCGCGCCATCCATAAGGCGGTGGTCCGCTTGCTGGAAGGCCGCACCCGTGCGCGGAACTTGGAGCGCGACGAGCGTGGCGGCATTATTTGGCACACGCAGGGCTCTGGGAAGAGCCTTAGTATGGTTTTCTTGGTCCGCAAAATGCGCATGATGCCGCGCCTGAACCGCTTCAAGGTAGTAGTGGTCACTGACCGCACCGACCTCGAAGGGCAATTGCGCGAGACGGCGCGCTTGAGCGGCGAGGCGCTACGACCTAACGAGCAGGATATCGCACGCCGCGAATCCCCCACCGCCCGCACCCAGCGCATCCTGCGGGAGACCACACCGGACATCGTCTTCGCGATGCTGCAGAAGTATCAGGACACGGCCAGGCGGGACGCTACTGAGACGGTAGCGATGACCGTCGTCCGCAAAGAGAAGAAGCCGGGCAAAGGCGCGCCAGTGGTCGCGAAGGAAGTCACCTTCGAGGAAAACATCCTTTTCGAGGAGTTTCCGGTCCTGAACGAATCGGAGGAAATCCTCGTGCTCGTGGACGAAGCCCATCGCTCGCACACGCGCGCGCTCCATCGCAACCTGCGCAAGGCGCTACCCAACGCGGCCATTATCGGCTTCACCGGCACGCCCATTTTAAGGAAGGAGAAAACCGAGACGCGCGAGATCTTCGGCGAGTTCATCGACAAATACCTCTTGCAGGATGCCGAACTCGACGGGGCGACAGTGCCGATCCTCTATGAGGGCCGCACGGCGGACGGCTTGGTCAAGGATGCGCCGGGGCTGGACCAGCTCTTCGAGGATCTGTTCCGCGACTACATGCCGGACGAGCTGGCTGTGATCAAGGCGAAGTATGCTACCGAGGGCGATGTGCTCGAAGCCCCGCTGCTCATTGAGCAGAAAGCACGGGACATGCTGCGTCACTACGCCAGCGTCGTGCTGCCAGAGGGCTATAAAGCGCAAGTTGTCGCTACCAGTCGGCAAGCTGCGGTGACGTATCAGGGGAAGCTGGAGCAAGCCCGGCACCGACTGGTCACGGAGCTGGAAGCGCTGCCTCCTGCTATGCTCGCGCTTCCAGAAGGTGAGATCGAGCGGCTTGATGCGAACACGCGATTTCTAGTACGAGCCTGCGACCAACTAGACAAGCTCCGTGCGTTGGAGATCGCCGTCGTGATCTCCGGCGACCACAATGACCCGGAGTCGTGGTGGGACTGGGCCGACAAGCAGAAGCAGGAAGAACGCATCAAGCGCTTCAAGCGAAAGCTCTCCGTGGAAAAGACCGACAAAACGGACTCGCTGTTCATCCTGGTAGTCAACAACATGCTTATCACGGGTTTCGATGCACCTGTCGAGCAAGTGCTCTATCTCGACCGCAAGATTGTTGCGCACGATCTGCTGCAGGCCGTCGCCCGCGTCAACCGGACCTGCGGCCAGAAGAAATGCGGCTACGTCGTGGACTACATCGGCGTAGCGCGGCACCTTAACGAGGCGCTGAAGGAATACGATGGCGAGGACACCGAGGGCGCGCTCATCGCCATCAGCGTCGAACTGCCGAAGCTGCTCGACCGGCATGCGCGCGCCGTGGCCGTGTTTACGGATCGCGGTATCATCGATCTGCAAGGGCAAGTCGATGCGTGTGTGCAGTTGCTTGAAGACCTGAAGATTCGGGCTGACTTTATCAACAAGCTGCGCATGTTCTACGAGACACTGAACATGCTGGAGCACCGCCCCGAAGTGCCCAATGATGTCTTCCGCGATGCCAAACTTCTCGGCTTCATCAACAAGGTCGCAGCCAACCTGTATCGCGATCCGGTGCTCAACCTGCTCGGCGTGGCGGAGAAGGTGAAGGCGCTGATCAATGCCCATGTTTCCGCGCGAGGGGTAGATCCAAAGATTCCTCCCACGACCATCACTGACGCCGAGTTCGAGCGCGTCCTCCAAGGGCAGACCAGCAGCCGTGCACGAGCGGCGCAGATGCAGCACGCTGCCCGTTACCATATCATCGGCTTCTCGCACCAGAACCCTGCCTATGCACGGAAGATGAGCGAGAAACTAGAGGAGATTCTCCTGCGCTTCAAAGACGACTGGGATGCACTGGAACGGGAGCTGCGGAAGTTTATCGAGGAACTGCGGCGGGGAGACCGCAACGAGTTTCCAGACTTGGACCCTAAGATACAGGCACCGTTTGTGCGATTGGTTCTGGAAGAATGCAGCAAAGGACGCGAGTTAAACGAGACCCAACGCACCGCTGCGCTTGCGGCGACGTTGGAAATGGTCGAACGCCTCTGCCAAGAGGTGCGCAAAGTCGGCTTCTGGAAGAATAGCGCGATGCGCGAAATGCTAACGCGGGCATTGGTGCGTGACCTGGATCGGTCGGGTGTATGTCCTGCTGGGAAAGAGCGCGACCTGGCGCAGCGCCTTGTCGCCTTAGCCAAGGAAAACCACGAGAACCTGATACGGCCATGA
- a CDS encoding PIN domain-containing protein, with product MIYLLDTSALLVLYRKEPEVDRVLALFDDPQHDILLSTVSVAEFGRKLRELGKDREEIEETLDQFMQLFSHVVPIDEAVARASLWLVESVPLRLPMADSLIAASALVYGACLVHKDKHMAAIPPEVLTTLNLVQP from the coding sequence ATGATCTACCTCCTGGATACTTCGGCGCTGCTGGTGCTCTACCGTAAGGAGCCAGAAGTGGACCGGGTGCTCGCACTCTTCGACGATCCGCAGCACGATATCTTGCTTTCCACAGTGTCCGTGGCGGAATTCGGGAGAAAGCTCAGAGAGCTGGGCAAGGATCGGGAAGAGATTGAAGAGACGCTCGATCAGTTCATGCAGCTTTTCTCGCACGTTGTTCCCATAGATGAGGCGGTGGCGAGAGCCTCACTGTGGTTGGTGGAAAGCGTCCCTCTCAGACTTCCAATGGCTGACTCTTTGATCGCCGCCTCGGCTCTGGTGTATGGGGCCTGCCTGGTGCATAAAGACAAGCACATGGCAGCCATACCGCCGGAAGTGCTGACTACACTGAACCTTGTCCAGCCCTGA
- a CDS encoding AbrB/MazE/SpoVT family DNA-binding domain-containing protein has product MVTIPDEVAQKLGIKPGYKLDWQPVEGKDEIVVKVIPERGELARRLCGLGANLAPGRDLIAELDEEREREDLERMKELGG; this is encoded by the coding sequence ATGGTCACCATACCGGACGAGGTAGCGCAGAAGCTCGGCATCAAACCGGGCTATAAGCTCGACTGGCAGCCAGTGGAGGGAAAGGACGAAATTGTGGTTAAGGTCATTCCTGAGCGCGGCGAGCTGGCGCGCCGATTGTGCGGACTGGGAGCCAATCTGGCTCCGGGGCGCGATCTCATCGCCGAGTTGGATGAAGAGCGCGAGCGCGAAGATCTTGAGCGCATGAAGGAACTGGGAGGATGA
- a CDS encoding transposase, protein MTDWPHAPVHRLSEVGAYIVTAGTYRKEHFLSSPERLTLVRDTLFACANEFGWRLQAWAVMSNHYHFVAASPTDAESLRRLVGKLHMTTAKALNEMDSTPGRKIWHQYWDSRITYQPSYLARLQYVHHNPVHHGVALNADNYEWCSAAWFARTAEPAFVRTVASFKTDRLNVCDDFPSRLRGIADESGDASPHFKGNVL, encoded by the coding sequence ATGACGGACTGGCCACATGCACCTGTCCACCGGCTGTCGGAAGTAGGCGCATATATAGTCACGGCGGGAACGTACCGTAAGGAGCATTTCCTATCCAGTCCAGAGCGTCTGACGTTGGTGCGGGATACGCTGTTCGCGTGCGCGAACGAATTCGGTTGGCGCTTGCAAGCATGGGCCGTAATGTCCAATCACTACCATTTTGTCGCCGCGTCACCCACGGATGCCGAGAGTCTTCGCCGTCTTGTCGGCAAGCTGCACATGACCACCGCCAAGGCGCTCAACGAAATGGACAGTACGCCGGGACGGAAGATATGGCATCAGTATTGGGACAGCCGAATTACGTATCAGCCCTCTTATCTAGCGCGGTTGCAGTACGTGCATCACAATCCGGTGCATCATGGAGTCGCGCTCAACGCAGACAACTACGAATGGTGTTCGGCGGCTTGGTTCGCTCGCACCGCCGAGCCTGCCTTTGTCAGAACAGTGGCATCGTTCAAGACAGACCGTTTGAACGTGTGTGACGACTTCCCGTCGCGCCTTCGCGGGATTGCAGACGAAAGCGGGGACGCGTCCCCGCACTTCAAAGGGAACGTACTATAA
- a CDS encoding restriction endonuclease subunit S, translating to MRHESPLTPVPEWCERRLGEFCRTVGGGTPSRSQPKYWHDDIPWASVKDFKDDHVFLHDTEEHISQEGLESSASTLVAENTPIVCTRMAVGRCALTTRPTAINQDLKALLLQEDFDRRFFIRLLRHHGPELDRVSVGSTVRGITLSDLLSLSLRYPEQKAEQSRIAAVLDTVDEAIAKTEAVIAKLKQVRAGLLHDLLTRGLDEHGQLRDPIAHPEQFQDSPLGRIPREWRCSKFDDALNNIDAGKSPDYPDYPAPPGEWGVLKVSAIWPDRFRPHENKWVTKAIHQNPVHEVRDGDLLISRSNTYELVGLVSLVRDASPRLMLCDKTLRLRLKADRGLNPFFALLLQTYTARTQIEVNATGTSGSMKNISQDVIRTLVLAYPEVKEQQRILTALSPADQELEALRQELEKLSSLKSGLMTDLLTGRVRVPEDFGMRRHDAALSAPESGDTSPHSKDTSPHSKEEEL from the coding sequence ATGAGACACGAATCCCCATTAACTCCGGTGCCGGAATGGTGCGAGCGACGCCTCGGAGAGTTCTGCCGCACAGTTGGCGGAGGCACACCCTCGCGCTCACAGCCTAAGTATTGGCATGACGACATACCCTGGGCATCCGTCAAAGATTTCAAAGATGACCATGTTTTCCTGCACGACACAGAGGAGCACATCTCGCAGGAAGGTTTGGAAAGCAGCGCGAGCACGTTGGTTGCCGAAAACACCCCGATTGTATGCACGAGAATGGCTGTAGGTCGATGTGCCCTCACAACACGCCCGACAGCGATAAACCAAGACCTGAAAGCCTTGCTCCTGCAAGAGGATTTCGACCGTCGATTCTTCATTCGGCTCCTCCGGCACCACGGCCCGGAACTTGATCGCGTGAGTGTTGGCTCCACGGTGCGTGGCATCACGCTGAGCGATCTCCTTTCTCTTTCGCTTCGCTATCCAGAGCAGAAAGCCGAGCAATCCCGCATCGCGGCGGTGCTGGACACAGTGGACGAGGCTATTGCGAAGACAGAGGCGGTAATCGCGAAGCTCAAACAGGTGCGCGCCGGCCTGCTCCACGACCTCCTCACCCGCGGCCTCGACGAACACGGCCAGCTCCGCGACCCTATCGCCCACCCCGAACAGTTCCAGGATTCGCCACTGGGGCGGATTCCGAGGGAGTGGCGTTGTTCGAAGTTCGACGACGCGCTAAACAACATCGACGCAGGCAAGAGTCCTGACTATCCCGACTATCCAGCTCCGCCAGGAGAGTGGGGCGTGCTGAAGGTTAGCGCAATCTGGCCCGATAGGTTTCGACCGCACGAAAACAAGTGGGTGACCAAGGCGATACACCAGAACCCAGTCCATGAGGTTCGTGATGGTGATCTGCTCATCTCACGCTCGAACACCTACGAACTTGTTGGCCTCGTTTCGCTGGTTCGCGATGCGTCACCCCGACTGATGCTCTGTGATAAGACACTTCGCCTAAGACTGAAAGCCGACCGTGGACTGAATCCCTTCTTTGCTCTTCTCCTTCAGACGTACACAGCTCGCACTCAGATTGAAGTAAATGCGACCGGTACCAGCGGCAGCATGAAAAACATTTCCCAAGATGTAATTCGTACACTCGTTTTGGCTTATCCAGAGGTCAAGGAGCAGCAGCGCATTCTCACCGCACTGTCTCCGGCAGACCAAGAGTTAGAAGCCTTGAGACAGGAACTAGAGAAACTCTCCTCCTTGAAATCCGGCCTCATGACCGACCTCCTCACTGGTCGCGTCCGCGTGCCGGAGGACTTTGGAATGCGGCGGCATGACGCCGCTTTGTCTGCCCCCGAAAGCGGGGACACGTCCCCGCACTCCAAGGATACGTCCCCGCACTCCAAAGAGGAGGAGCTATGA
- a CDS encoding N-6 DNA methylase, which produces MPKLSLAKLERHLYAAADRLRQEGLDAATYKDFIFGMLFLKRCSDVFDAEREKIIDRKVEQGMVKDDAEIQYGENPDFYDGFFVPERARWSYLQRRLNDASELYGSVLDKALGALSEANGSLDHVLDHISFMRTVSNKRVVSDDACRDLVRHFGRHRLRNEDFQFSDLLGAAYEFLINMFAESAGKKGGDFYTPRDVIRLMVRILKPTPGLSVYDPTCGSGGMLIISREFIEQSGGDPTNVRLCGQVNDTSAWSICKLNMLLHGVPGADIQLDDTLLHPMHRDSGELERFDRVIANPPFSQNYTKSSMEFPERFRWGWCPTTGKKGDLMFAQHMLAVCKPGGMVITVMPHGVLFRGGAEKEIRKKFLGQDLIEAVIGLPPNLFYGAGIPACILVMRPNLTGQSPNSNKPAARRGQVLFINADAEFHAGRAQNYLRPEHVEKIVSTFDRFEDVPGYARRVSLEEIGCPANDWNLNIRRYVDNSPPPEPHDVRAHLLGGVPAAEVQAKLTLFEAIGFDPAHAFTARLDTPAPFSPPSPGGRELEGGGQTPSPSPSPIEGEGKSCVSPLFPGPTVKAHDYLDFASALADRSAIRTLVENDPGVQVRVQALRETLAAWWTAHAPRLADLPKHSELNRVRAEFLDTFGAALLPLGTLDRFKLAGVIATWWTDTLPDFKTLLENGFPGVIDGWVDAITDAVEDDEAVGPAFDPFGHKLVRRTMADYLERIVAAKADIARLKGEKEAFEQSNAPDDADEEEPANWNYAKDLARQMKEFKAENKEPLKKKVKVVLDRLAAIEVELAPYEQIKTDLAEARVRYRTLTEAFVGELKDRCGGLSEDEKRALVLELFAQDVQTGLDAAVAEKRQELVRFIEGLWDKYRVTLAEIRGTRGALETRLTDLLAQVSYT; this is translated from the coding sequence ATGCCTAAACTTTCTCTCGCCAAGCTCGAACGTCACCTTTATGCCGCTGCGGACAGGCTCCGCCAAGAAGGTCTGGATGCTGCGACTTATAAAGATTTCATCTTTGGGATGTTGTTTTTGAAACGTTGCTCTGACGTTTTCGACGCCGAGCGGGAGAAAATCATCGATCGCAAAGTTGAACAGGGCATGGTCAAGGACGACGCGGAAATCCAATATGGTGAGAACCCCGATTTCTACGATGGGTTCTTCGTGCCGGAGCGCGCACGGTGGTCCTACCTTCAGCGTCGTCTCAATGACGCCTCTGAACTCTACGGCAGCGTACTCGATAAAGCCCTCGGCGCACTGAGCGAGGCGAACGGATCGCTCGATCATGTTCTCGACCATATCAGCTTCATGCGCACGGTCAGCAACAAGCGCGTGGTGTCCGATGACGCGTGCAGGGATCTGGTCCGCCACTTCGGCCGCCACCGCTTGCGCAACGAGGACTTTCAGTTTTCTGACTTGCTCGGCGCGGCCTACGAGTTTCTCATCAATATGTTTGCCGAGTCCGCCGGCAAGAAGGGCGGCGACTTCTACACCCCGCGCGACGTCATCCGCCTCATGGTCCGCATTCTCAAGCCCACGCCGGGCCTGAGCGTCTATGACCCCACCTGCGGCTCTGGTGGCATGCTCATCATCAGTCGAGAGTTCATTGAGCAATCCGGTGGCGACCCGACCAACGTGCGATTGTGCGGTCAAGTAAACGACACCTCGGCTTGGTCCATCTGCAAGCTGAACATGCTGCTACACGGCGTGCCTGGCGCGGATATCCAGCTCGACGATACACTCCTCCATCCCATGCATCGCGACAGCGGCGAGTTGGAACGCTTCGACCGCGTCATCGCCAATCCGCCATTCAGTCAGAACTACACCAAGAGCAGCATGGAGTTCCCTGAGCGTTTCCGCTGGGGCTGGTGTCCGACCACGGGCAAAAAGGGCGACCTCATGTTCGCGCAGCACATGCTAGCCGTCTGCAAGCCTGGCGGCATGGTCATCACGGTCATGCCCCATGGCGTACTCTTTCGCGGCGGAGCGGAGAAGGAGATCCGCAAGAAATTCCTCGGACAGGATCTCATCGAAGCCGTCATCGGACTGCCGCCCAACCTGTTCTATGGCGCGGGCATCCCGGCCTGTATCCTGGTGATGCGGCCGAACCTCACTGGCCAGTCCCCCAACTCGAACAAGCCCGCCGCCCGCCGCGGCCAGGTGCTGTTCATCAATGCCGACGCTGAGTTCCACGCTGGTCGAGCGCAGAACTACTTGCGTCCCGAGCACGTAGAGAAGATCGTGTCTACTTTCGATCGCTTCGAGGACGTACCCGGCTATGCGCGACGCGTGTCGCTGGAAGAGATTGGCTGCCCCGCCAACGATTGGAACCTCAACATCAGACGGTATGTGGACAACTCGCCGCCGCCCGAGCCGCATGACGTACGCGCCCATTTATTGGGAGGGGTGCCGGCGGCTGAGGTGCAAGCCAAGCTGACACTATTTGAGGCGATTGGATTCGACCCCGCCCATGCTTTCACCGCGCGCCTTGACACCCCTGCCCCTTTTTCTCCTCCCTCCCCTGGCGGGAGGGAGCTAGAGGGAGGGGGTCAGACACCCTCTCCCTCGCCCTCTCCCATCGAGGGAGAGGGAAAATCCTGCGTGTCTCCGCTTTTTCCAGGGCCTACAGTGAAGGCGCATGACTATCTCGACTTCGCCTCCGCGCTCGCCGACCGTTCCGCCATCCGCACGCTCGTGGAAAACGACCCCGGCGTGCAGGTCCGCGTCCAAGCACTACGTGAAACCCTTGCCGCGTGGTGGACTGCTCACGCCCCACGCCTTGCCGACCTGCCCAAACATAGTGAACTCAACCGGGTTCGCGCCGAGTTTCTCGACACCTTCGGAGCCGCGCTGCTGCCGCTCGGTACGCTCGACCGCTTCAAGCTCGCTGGTGTCATCGCCACCTGGTGGACCGACACGCTACCCGACTTCAAGACGCTACTGGAGAACGGCTTCCCCGGCGTGATCGACGGCTGGGTGGACGCCATCACCGACGCGGTAGAGGACGATGAAGCCGTCGGCCCAGCCTTTGACCCCTTTGGCCACAAGCTCGTTCGCCGCACCATGGCCGACTACCTTGAACGCATCGTCGCCGCCAAGGCCGACATCGCCCGGCTCAAGGGCGAGAAGGAAGCCTTCGAGCAGAGTAACGCACCCGACGATGCCGATGAGGAAGAACCGGCGAATTGGAACTACGCCAAAGATCTCGCGCGACAGATGAAAGAGTTTAAGGCAGAGAACAAGGAACCGCTGAAGAAGAAGGTGAAGGTTGTGCTCGACCGCCTCGCTGCTATTGAAGTCGAACTCGCGCCCTACGAACAGATCAAAACCGACCTCGCCGAAGCTCGCGTCCGTTACCGGACACTCACCGAGGCCTTTGTGGGCGAACTCAAAGATCGATGCGGAGGGCTCAGCGAAGATGAGAAGCGCGCCCTCGTGCTCGAACTGTTCGCCCAAGACGTCCAAACCGGCCTCGACGCTGCCGTGGCTGAAAAGCGGCAGGAGCTAGTGCGGTTCATCGAGGGGTTGTGGGACAAATATCGGGTGACGCTGGCGGAAATACGCGGAACGCGTGGAGCGCTGGAAACGAGGCTCACTGACTTGCTGGCGCAGGTATCATACACATGA